From Anopheles funestus chromosome 3RL, idAnoFuneDA-416_04, whole genome shotgun sequence, a single genomic window includes:
- the LOC125768578 gene encoding uncharacterized protein LOC125768578, translated as MDEVPASPVAEKRKKLKFRRKLGPLIKRSKESAGFESFTEGLSFEQHAETSGSVDVNIAGSDTVKRKLSTFYYDENVDKVETVKANPLASAILLEKASSIQVLSSVPSRELIACSNEAFLTVGELARRNDTSGYRNECVNPQEATGKPHNYSFTQMEIDTQMIDIFEAAELLTGSATVNQQLKPATKVTTPTKLTIVPQTALTPPKDPDPTRTLAQIIVDDFTLDENEQCSMEVDMSIIKSESFRRRLIQLRDLIASPPKPVYREKCCRQYGQTKPKKKEQLLARRLSYDTDDSSRIGQPLSDEESETSTVSNASDNSDCDASMDGMALDESALIQANLTQLSAFFSQAGTSQEERCTRQANQKENKSTSLDREPAFLGFASPISLPLDRACSPKTISINFASFWDMDEKSLPVWDELMPASVGEPITMEQLLEDDEDLFMLAHHPEDKQQNEHLRVHTQGRGNSGKIGTNVEPFATHSILTNFNNKRDSINDSDEVLLKAQAMFAEEEAKHKHNELAKAQKHMSPTNTGEIALPLMQLNLKQTFHNQKEHPIAEDMQRNDIITASNNVKVPIATKMPMNVLEDGYPFPVHASPTNKLFSGGFSTAGGNMIAISTKALKNAQKMFTEEEAKLQKEMELPQSDPPSVGAFSTAGVKSIVVSQPGLKPAHKAFEKDESTNGKEHQHAFGEPSRTGFTGGFTTAAGNSIRISKKALEMAQKTFEEELSKMEAESLPENVVPLQGCFFSTANGSKISVSEKALKSAQIMFAEEEAKLQKEMEPPQSDPPSVGAFSTAGVKSIVVSQPGLKPAHKAFEKDESTNGKEHQHAFGEPSRTGFTGGFTTAAGNSIRISKKALEMAQKTFEEELSKMEAESLPENVVPLQGCFFSTANGSKISVSEKALKSAQIMFAEEEAKLQKEMEPPQSDPPSDGAFSTAGVKSIVVSQPGLKPAHKAFEKDESTNGKEHQHAVGEPSRTGFTGGFTTAAGNSIRISKKALEMAQKTFEEELSKMEAESLPENVVPLQGCFFSTANGSKISVSEKALKSAQIMFAEDEEAKSFDNVPTIESAAFGGGFRTASGNMIAVSKNALAKARKTFDEIASMVDNEGDVNVADGNMLYVRSKANEDGAFIQERKMQENGTGSALRGGFSTAGGRSITVSKTALESAQKLFEEDHMSGDNENLSHNVASFSGGFSTAGGRKISVSKTALEKAHKTFAELGDGNFVPECTDDETNRVAFEGGFSTAGGSAIAVSMKALKKAQKAFDEDETDGTVDKENITSNVAPFTGGGFNTASGGTIAVSLKSLEKAKKMFIEDEGEMLSNEIPERSSENNSPVPAKQALDKMMTNFAEKNVFIDDASRSAGTISFPMFSRASGAAIAVSSDALEKAKELWKEVDNEVKDNAGITLPPVEASLSKAMLLKPANEQEENHRKRKLSLTKNEPILTPTKKLRTDPLHPIVRLQTSTPAASTVGAKQAQSAETPGMSTGVSTSAHDVDEFFAQLDDNEFQELFTVQQTVGRRQNKLLTKFEQCSNAVPIKPSTKLTGTDWDDSFSEILPNLPASDESNVKLATTLLKPSEAVQQQRREERQKQMQYIESKPEDARRPRTFEFCTKKLQKVGRIALKDFVKGNGPQLAQVSTSVMNITQDNVMQFRFNLADYYGETFSSSNVTGIPIGTDGTEGCLLMDVDSTLGVEEFKHSLLASPGIDPRLVPQGWIENGWRWIVTKLSALERNFSTHFQGALSPENVFHQLQYRYCVEIDSARRSALRKMLEKDDIPSRRMVLFVSNVFYNVGAVGTELELSDGWYSVRTELDSPLAAAVHSGKVAIGTKLMIQGAELLNHKDGCSPLEAPQDVRLKICTNCTRRARWYAKLGYYRCPVPYPIECNTIHERGGLIARVRAIIVRVYPLMYVEKSSNEAQGSVLRSERMQQRHSRRNDANQLENLHKLYNRVQEEIERERKTVSLNRNIRVTESTTTAELQECLENGLDVSFLDIELTRSQQHVIEQFQQRKQEELQNEINRRVKAQLEKNSGRPTVTPLLKVRLMDRVRPERSFLLSIWRPIDNVRRVLQEQSLVEFSHLTAHGTKNNDVQLTAHKASTYSSVPQEERQEVSPHVPFFRTITPIGTIDGINFRPAFGEFDTIGVVVLVGAAESKKFQSIYLADTAMDLLCINFWHGLSEYAYDDVIRERKVLCVANLQWRTFNRQTPGIPQSFATEYTTFLENPREEHLRGERDRLQLQLDTIEQDQFFQRCQERIGELLMNSSTGSIGTPNLQRSVSRLAHSTPLGANSATKRKIEKLASIYASPPKLSPIVIGRNVNLRKGFKTPARLDAETEDSVS; from the exons ATGGATGAAGTGCCGGCCAGTCCTGTCGCGGAAAAGCGTAAGAAATTGAAATTCCGGCGAAAGTTGGGACCATTGATTAAACGTTCCAAAGAATCCGCCGGTTTTGAAAGTTTCACTGAAGGATTATCGTTCGAACAACATGCAGAGACGTCTGGAAGTGTGGATGTAAATATTGCCGGAAGTGACACAGTAAAGCGTAAACTCTCCACCTTTTACTACGACGAAAACGTTGATAAAGTGGAAACGGTTAAAGCAAACCCTTTAGCGTCTGCTATATTGTTGGAAAAAGCTAGCTCCATTCAGGTACTGAGTTCAGTTCCATCGCGTGAATTAATTGCATGTTCCAACGAAGCGTTCTTAACTGTGGGAGAGCTAGCAAGACGAAATGATACTAGCGGCTATAGAAATGAATGTGTGAACCCACAAGAAGCAACAGGAAAGCCGCATAATTATAGTTTCACCCAGATGGAGATCGACACACAAATGATTGATATATTCGAGGCTGCTGAACTGCTGACAGGTTCTGCTACTGTTAATCAACAACTAAAACCGGCCACTAAAGTCACAACTCCAACGAAGCTAACCATCGTTCCACAAACAGCGTTAACCCCTCCGAAAG ATCCAGATCCAACCCGTACTTTAGCGCAAATCATAGTGGACGATTTTACGCTTGATGAAAATGAACAGTGCTCGATGGAGGTAGATATGTCCATCATCAAATCGGAAAGCTTCCGAAGAAGATTAATTCAGTTACGTGACTTAATTGCAAGTCCACCAAAGCCCGTATACCGAGAAAAGTGTTGTCGACAGTATGGACAAACGAaaccgaagaagaaggaaCAATTACTGGCACGACGCTTAAGCTACGATACAGATGATTCGTCCAGGATAGGCCAACCGTTAAGTGACGAAGAGTCGGAAACATCCACCGTAAGCAACGCATCCGATAATAGCGACTGTGACGCTTCGATGGATGGAATGGCTCTGGATGAAAGTGCCCTTATACAAGCAAACCTTACGCAACTTTCCGCATTCTTTTCACAAGCGGGTACGAGCCAGGAAGAACGCTGCACGAGGCAAgcaaatcaaaaagaaaacaaatcgacTTCCCTCGATCGAGAGCCAGCGTTTTTAGGGTTTGCTTCTCCGATTTCATTACCATTGGATAGAGCATGCTCTCCCAAAACTATTAGCATAAATTTTGCCTCTTTTTGGGATATGGACGAGAAAAGTTTACCCGTGTGGGATGAACTGATGCCGGCCAGTGTTGGCGAACCAATTACCATGGAGCAGCTGctggaagatgatgaagatttgTTCATGTTGGCACATCACCCGGAAGATAAACAGCAGAATGAACATTTACGAGTACATACACAAGGTAGAGGAAACTCTGGTAAAATAGGAACTAATGTGGAACCTTTTGCTACTCACTCTATTCTTACAAACTTCAACAATAAACGGGATTCGATCAATGATTCCGATGAGGTATTGTTGAAAGCGCAGGCAATGTTTGCAGAAGAGGAAGCTAAACACAAGCACAATGAATTGGCCAAAGCACAAAAGCATATGAGTCCAACAAACACTGGCGAGATTGCTTTACCTTTAATGCAATTAAATTTGAAGCAGACGTTTCACAATCAAAAAGAACATCCGATTGCGGAAGACATGCAGCGGAATGATATTATTACAGCTTCAAATAATGTTAAAGTGCCCATCGCCACTAAAATGCCGATGAATGTTTTAGAAGATGGATATCCATTTCCGGTTCATGCATCACCTACAAATAAACTCTTCAGCGGAGGATTTAGTACGGCTGGTGGCAATATGATTGCCATATCGACAAAGGCTCTGAAAAATGCTCAGAAAATGTTCACcgaggaagaagcaaaacttcAGAAGGAAATGGAACTACCACAATCTGATCCACCATCGGTTGGTGCTTTTAGTACAGCTGGTGTCAAATCAATCGTCGTATCGCAGCCAGGTCTTAAACCGGCACATAAAGCATTTGAAAAAGATGAATCGACAAACGGAAAGGAACATCAACACGCATTTGGTGAGCCCAGTCGAACGGGTTTTACCGGTGGATTCACTACAGCTGCTGGTAATTCAATACGCATCTCGAAGAAAGCTCTCGAAATGGCACAGAaaacgtttgaagaagaacTATCGAAAATGGAGGCAGAATCACTTCCTGAAAATGTAGTTCCTTTGCAAGGATGTTTCTTCAGCACTGCGAATGGTAGTAAGATATCTGTATCGGAAAAGGCCTTAAAAAGTGCCCAGATAATGTTCGCcgaggaagaagcaaaacttcAGAAGGAAATGGAACCACCACAATCTGATCCACCATCGGTTGGTGCTTTTAGTACAGCTGGTGTCAAATCAATCGTCGTATCGCAGCCAGGTCTTAAACCGGCACATAAAGCATTTGAAAAAGATGAATCGACAAACGGAAAGGAACATCAACACGCATTTGGTGAGCCCAGTCGAACGGGTTTTACCGGTGGATTCACTACAGCTGCTGGTAATTCAATACGCATCTCGAAGAAAGCTCTCGAAATGGCACAGAaaacgtttgaagaagaacTATCGAAAATGGAGGCAGAATCACTTCCAGAAAATGTAGTTCCTTTGCAAGGATGCTTCTTCAGCACTGCGAATGGTAGTAAGATATCTGTATCGGAAAAGGCCTTAAAAAGTGCCCAGATAATGTTCGCcgaggaagaagcaaaacttcAGAAGGAAATGGAACCACCACAATCTGATCCACCATCGGATGGTGCTTTTAGTACAGCTGGTGTCAAATCAATCGTCGTATCGCAGCCAGGTCTTAAACCGGCACATAAAGCATTTGAAAAAGATGAATCGACAAACGGAAAGGAACATCAACACGCAGTTGGTGAGCCCAGTCGAACGGGTTTTACCGGTGGATTCACTACAGCTGCTGGTAATTCAATACGCATCTCGAAGAAAGCTCTCGAAATGGCACAGAaaacgtttgaagaagaacTATCGAAAATGGAGGCAGAATCACTTCCTGAAAATGTAGTTCCTTTGCAAGGATGTTTCTTCAGTACTGCGAATGGTAGTAAGATATCTGTATCGGAAAAGGCCTTAAAAAGTGCCCAGATAATGTTTGCTGAAGACGAAGAAGCTAAAAGCTTCGACAATGTGCCAACAATCGAATCGGCCGCTTTTGGCGGTGGTTTTAGAACAGCTAGTGGCAATATGATTGCCGTGTCGAAAAATGCTCTTGCGAAAGCACGCAAAACTTTTGATGAGATAGCTTCCATGGTGGACAATGAAGGAGATGTAAATGTGGCAGATGGAAATATGTTGTATGTACGAAGCAAAGCGAATGAAGATGGAGCTTTTATTCAAGAAAGAAAGATGCAGGAGAATGGAACCGGATCTGCTTTGCGAGGAGGTTTCAGTACAGCTGGTGGACGGTCAATAACAGTCTCAAAAACAGCTCTGGAAAGTGCACAAAAACTATTCGAAGAAGATCATATGAGTGGGGACAACGAGAACTTATCGCATAATGTGGCATCTTTCAGCGGAGGTTTTAGTACAGCGGGCGGTAGGAAGATTTCTGTATCCAAAACAGCACTAGAAAAAGCACATAAAACATTCGCCGAATTGGGAGACGGTAATTTTGTGCCAGAATGTACGGATGATGAAACGAATCGAGTTGCTTTTGAAGGAGGTTTTAGTACAGCGGGTGGTAGTGCTATTGCTGTCTCGATGAAAGCTCTCAAAAAGGCACAAAAAGCGTTTGATGAGGATGAGACAGACGGAACGGTggataaagaaaacattaccaGTAATGTTGCACCCTTCACCGGCGGTGGCTTTAATACGGCAAGCGGTGGTACGATTGCCGTGTCGCTGAAATCATTGGAAAAAGCTAAGAAAATGTTCATAGAAGATGAAGGTGAGATGCTTTCAAATGAAATCCCGGAACGATCGTCTGAAAACAACTCGCCAGTGCCAGCGAAACAAGCTCTCGATAAGATGATGACGAATTTTGCTGAGAAAAACGTGTTTATTGACGACGCTTCAAGATCAGCCGGAACGATTTCTTTTCCTATGTTTAGTCGGGCAAGTGGAGCTGCCATAGCGGTTTCATCAGATGCTCTTGAAAAGGCGAAAGAGCTATGGAAAGAAGTAGATAATGAAGTGAAAGATAACGCTGGGATAACTCTTCCCCCGGTTGAAGCTTCTCTTTCCAAAGCAATGCTTTTAAAGCCCGCAAAtgaacaagaagaaaatcatCGTAAGCGGAAATTATCTCTCACAAAGAATGAACCGATATTAACTCCAACGAAGAAATTACGCACAGATCCGCTTCACCCGATTGTTCGGCTACAAACAAGCACACCAGCAGCTTCGACTGTAGGTGCCAAACAAGCACAATCCGCAGAAACACCCGGAATGTCAACGGGTGTATCGACATCTGCACACGATGTGGATGAATTTTTCGCTCAGCTCGATGATAACGAATTTCAGGAACTATTTACCGTTCAGCAAACGGTCGGCAGGAGGCAAAATAAGTTGCTTACTAAATTTGAGCAATGTTCCAACGCGGTACCAATAAAACCTTCAACCAAACTGACCGGTACGGATTGGGATGATAGTTTTTCGGAAATCTTACCTAACCTTCCTGCATCGGATGAATCGAACGTGAAACTTGCCACAACTTTGCTCAAACCATCGGAAGCGGTACAGCAGCAACGAAGGGAAGAACGTCAAAAACAGATGCAATACATCGAAAGTAAGCCGGAAGATGCGCGTCGACCGCGAACGTTCGaattttgtactaaaaaactacaaaaggTGGGTCGTATTGCATTAAAGGACTTTGTTAAAGGAAACGGCCCACAGTTGGCCCAAGTGTCCACTTCTGTGATGAATATAACCCAAGACAATGTTATGCAGTTTCGCTTTAACTTGGCAGATTATTATGG AGAAACGTTCAGCAGTAGCAATGTAACCGGTATTCCTATCGGAACGGATGGAACAGAAGGTTGCTTACTGATGGATGTCGATTCAACTCTGGGAGTGGAAGAATTTAAGCATTCATTGCTTGCCTCACCTGGCATTGATCCTCGACTCGTGCCGCAAGGGTGGAttgaaaatggatggcgctggATCGTGACGAAACTGAGTGCTTTGGAGCGTAATTTTAGCACCCACTTCCAGGGTGCTCTATCgccggaaaatgttttccaccagTTGCAGTATCGATACTGTGTCGAAATCGATTCCGCACGTCGATCGGCTTTGAGGAAAATGCTCGAGAAAGATGATATTCCCAGTCGCCGAATGGTGCTGTTTGTGTCGAATGTGTTTTATAATGTTGGTGCGGTTGGGACAGAACTGGAACTGTCCGATGGATGGTACAGTGTGCGTACCGAGCTGGATTCACCACTAGCGGCGGCCGTACACAGTGGCAAAGTCGCGATCGGAACCAAACTAATGATTCAGGGTGCGGAACTGTTAAACCACAAGGATGGTTGTTCACCGTTAGAAGCACCGCAAGATGTGCGGTTAAAAATCTGTACTAATTGTACCAGACGTGCTCGATGGTACGCTAAACTGGGTTACTATCGATGCCCAGTACCGTACCCGATCGAGTGCAATACCATACACGAACGGGGTGGGTTGATCGCTCGTGTTCGGGCGATCATCGTCCGAGTGTATCCGTTAATGTACGTTGAAAAATCATCTAACGAGGCGCAAGGATCGGTCCTACGGTCCGAACGGATGCAGCAAAGGCACAGCAGAAGAAACGATGCGAACCAGTTGGAAAATCTGCACAAACTGTACAACCGTGTGCAGGAGGAGATAGAGCGCGAACGGAAGACCGTAAGCTTGAACAGAAACATTCGCGTGACGGAGAGTACAACAACGGCCGAACTGCAGGAGTGTCTTGAAAATGGACTCGATGTTTCGTTTCTGGAT ATTGAACTTACACGCTCCCAACAACATGTGATCGAACAGTTCCAACAGCGCAAACAGGAAGAACtgcaaaatgaaatcaatcgaCGTGTGAAGGCACAGCTCGAGAAGAATTCTGGCCGTCCAACGGTTACGCCACTGCTAAAGGTCAGATTGATGGATCGTGTGCGTCCGGAACGATCGTTTCTACTCTCGATCTGGCGTCCCATCGATAATGTTCGTCGGGTCCTGCAGGAGCAAAGCTTAGTCGAGTTCAGTCATCTAACAGCTCATGGGACAAAAAATAATGATGTGCAGCTGACGGCACATAAAGCTAGTACGTACAGCAGTGTTCCTCAGGAAGAAAGGCAAGAAGTTTCGCCTCATGTTCCGTTTTTTCGTACCATTACTCCCATTGGTACAATCGATGGCATTAACTTTCGTCCCGCGTTCGGTGAATTTGATACGATCGGTGTGGTTGTACTCGTTGGGGCGGCCGAATCGAAGAAGTTCCAATCGATCTATCTCGCCGATACGGCAATGGATTTGTTGTGTATCAATTTTTGGCACGGTTTGTCCGAGTACGCTTATGACGATGTGATCCGAGAGCGTAAGGTGCTTTGCGTAGCTAATCTACAGTGGCGTACTTTCAACCGTCAAACACCCGGCATACCGCAATCGTTTGCTACCGAGTACACGACCTTTCTGGAGAATCCACGCGAAGAGCATCTGCGCGGTGAACGAGATCGCCTTCAGCTGCAGTTGGATACGATCGAACAGGATCAATTTTTCCAACGCTGCCAGGAACGTATCGGTGAGCTGCTGATGAACTCAAGCACCGGTAGCATCGGAACGCCAAACCTGCAGCGGTCAGTAAGCCGGCTGGCACATTCAACTCCGCTAGGAGCGAACAGTGCCACGAAAcggaaaatcgaaaaattagCATCAATCTACGCTAGCCCACCGAAGCTGTCACCGATTGTGATTGGGCGTAATGTGAATCTACGGAAAGGCTTCAAAACACCGGCTCGGTTGGATGCAGAAACGGAAGATAGTGTGAGTTGA